Genomic window (Chryseobacterium sp. H1D6B):
ATATTTTAAATTTTCATCTGTGTCATATGTCATTCCCGGATATCCAAGTATCTTACGCATCAGCCCTATCTGTCCGCACAAATAATCTTCCCGGCTGATACACATTCCTGTAAAATTGAGTTTCGTTTCCGGCACAAAAGGAATATTCATTCCAACCGCAAATTTCTCTTCTAATTCTTCATCGGATGTTTCAAGCAGTTTTTGATATACTTTCGGAGAGACTGCATGGAAATTTTTCTTCAATTCCTCTAAACCAGGATATTTGAAATTTTCATCTAATGCTTTTCCCTGAAAAAAAAGTTCATTATTAGGATCTTCATCAGGAAGTCCTAAAACCCCTGCCAGCCAGTAAC
Coding sequences:
- a CDS encoding DinB family protein; translation: MDTPKSKKLDIVIPAYRMHSQSFLNVLNGISEEDAVKRIDGKTNHILWMAGNFLNVRYWLAGVLGLPDEDPNNELFFQGKALDENFKYPGLEELKKNFHAVSPKVYQKLLETSDEELEEKFAVGMNIPFVPETKLNFTGMCISREDYLCGQIGLMRKILGYPGMTYDTDENLKY